Proteins found in one Paraburkholderia caballeronis genomic segment:
- a CDS encoding DnaJ family domain-containing protein has translation MKLLDALVEQRIAAAAARGEFDDLPGAGAPQELDDDVLVPEEVRVANRILKNAGFVPPAVEQLRALRDLECELATVGDDKAGQCRLRARMLALDMALESLRGGPMVVPHEYRRRIVERLSGRSLAGGADAAEKP, from the coding sequence ATGAAATTGCTTGATGCACTGGTCGAACAACGGATTGCCGCCGCTGCCGCGCGCGGCGAGTTCGACGATTTGCCGGGTGCCGGCGCGCCGCAGGAACTGGACGACGACGTGCTCGTGCCCGAGGAGGTGCGGGTGGCGAATCGCATCCTGAAGAACGCGGGTTTCGTGCCGCCGGCCGTCGAACAACTGCGCGCGCTGCGCGACCTGGAGTGCGAACTGGCGACCGTCGGCGACGACAAGGCCGGGCAGTGCCGGTTGCGTGCGCGGATGCTCGCGCTCGACATGGCGCTCGAATCGCTGCGCGGCGGGCCGATGGTCGTGCCGCACGAGTATCGCCGGCGCATCGTCGAACGGCTTTCCGGGCGCTCGCTCGCCGGGGGCGCGGACGCGGCGGAGAAGCCGTGA